CCACCTCTCAAGTCATCATTTAAACATCATACTGATTGCTAGCTAACACGATTACACTTGCGTTTTCCTTTATTTCAAAAGTGTTCACCAGGGTTTGCATTTCGAGGCAACAGAAGAAGCTTTCTTTTCAAATGAGGTAGAAATGGGCGGTGATGAAGGAGGTGCTTCTTCCTTGGACTTGCGGGAATGTTGAAGTCGAGGCTGTTTGGACACTGGACGAGTTCCACCTTGTCGTGCCGAACTGGTGTTGACATGGACGGACTCACCGACTGCATCTTTGCAactttgcattgttttgttggCAGTCAtctctcatttttgtttggagtGACCTTCCAATCATTTGGGCTTCATGCTGGGCAATGTCAGCAATGTTGCGGTCCAAACACATCGGAATTTCCCACAGGTGGGGATTTTGGGCCAATTTTCTCATTTCTCACTTCAGCTCTTGAAATGTGTCAGTTGTCTTCTATCCTTGACAACAAATGTTACTTTTTACCAGCACGCTGGCCACTTTGGGCCAAATGACAAAACGTGCAACGTCGTTTTTCCCTCATTGCTTATTGATTTACTGGATCGTATCGCAGAGCCaaaacaatgcagccctatgggggcacaaaccagtgcgatctgtaggccggtcccaagcccggatcaatgcagagggttgcgtcaggaagggcatccggcgtaaaaactgtgccaaacaaatatgagcgttcatctaaagaatcccataccggatcggtcgtggcccgggttaacaacgcccgccccccccggcactgctaacccgcagggcgtcggtggaaattcagctactgtgggtcgaagacaaagaagaggaggaaaccggacccggcgtcagaagaaaaagaggaatgcacagagcctacaactgagtgtagggactttgaatgttgggactatgacaggaaaagctcaggagttggttgacatgatgattaggagaaaggttgatattctgtgcatccaagagagcaggtggaaaggtagtaaggcgagaagtttgggagcagggtttaaattattctaccacggagtagatgggaagagaaatggagtaggggttattttaaaggaagagctggctaagaacgtcTTGGAGGTAGGATGTGGCCTCGAGTTGAAAGCGAAATTCTGCaaggaacgagatgaagtagttctgagcatcccagacagcgagagagttgtgattggtgcagattgtaatggacatattggtaaaggaaacaggggcgatgaagacgtgatgggtaagtacggcatccaggaaaggaactttgagggacagatggtggtggactttgcaaaaaggatggaggtggctgtagtgaacacttatttccagaagagggaggaacacatagtgacctacaagagcggaggtagaagcacgcaggtggattatattttgtgcagacgatgtaatctgaaggaggttactgactgtaaagtagtggtaggggggGAGAGTGCAGCTCGACAGCCTAGGctagtggtgtgtaggatgagtctggcggtgggtaggaagattaagaagacggaggtagagcagagaaccatgcggCGGaggctgagaaaggaagaaggtTGTGCGGCCTGGCCTTTCGGAaacaggtgagacaggctctcgatggacagcagaagctcccggaagactggacgacgacagccaaggtgatcagagagacgggCAGGAGACTACTTGCTGTGTCTTTTGGTAAGgggaaggaaaggggagaaggagacttggtggtggaaccccaaaatacaaggcaagagattagcgaagaagaagtggcatactgaaggtttatggatgtggtgagggaagacatgagggcggttggggtgttgagagaggaagacgcaggagaaggttcggcttagatggaaaaagatgacgcgctgtggcgacccctaacgggacaagccgaaaggaaaagaagaagaagatcgcAGAGGCAAAACAGAACAGTCCAATGTGACGCATCACTTATGACGTGCTGCGATCGGTCACGTTGCCGGCAGGTGGTCCGGTGGTCAGAAGCGTCGGCGTGCGCGATGGCGCTCGGTCTCGCCCTCGGCGGGGACCCACCACGGGCAGAGCCGTGATAACAAAGTTCGGACACGGCTCCTTTCGTgggcatcaatttttttttttgtcaccctcAAAAAATGGATCGCGCATTGTAATGACGTGACGATATCTCCTTTTCAAAGCTCAGTTCATACGAACGCCGACCATAATCTTAGTCTGGCGTTTTGCGCGTTCAGGTCGGTGTGGGGCCGCTGTTCCGTCTACAAGCTGTTCGGGCTCtgcgtgctgctgctgctggcgtCGCTGCTGTGGCTGCAGCTCGGCTGCTCGTCCgacgcggccgccgccgccgcccggcgGAGCGGCGCGGGGCTCCCCCGCAGCCggaccccccgcccccgcccccgccctgCCGCTCCGAGGGCCGCTCGCCGGACGAGGCGTCGTGGGGTCCTCACAAGCTGGCGCTGTTGGTGCCCTTCCGGGAGCGCTTCGACGAGCTGTTGGTCTTCGTGCCCTTCATGCACGACTTCCTGAACAAGAAGAAGATCAAGCACCAGATCCTCGTCATCAACCAGGTGGACCACTTCAGGTGAGACGCGGCCGCTCGGCCTGACCGTTCAACCGTCGGGCCCTTCAACAAATCGTCGACTTTGTTAGCTTAGGGCTAACATAAGGTGGAaagccatagatgggctaacggaAGTTAGCAATTCGGACAGCTGCGGGGAGCAGCGGCGCGGCCAAGCAGAGGTTAGAAAAGGGCTCGGAGGCGGGTGGGCGGGCGGGCGTAGATTTTTGTGACGCTCTCCGTAACTTCGTCGAGGACCTTCTCGGcctctttttcttgcttttaagaggaagcagaactcaGTGACCCCCGGCGTCCAAATCAGGTCTTCCCTGTTATTCTGTTTTAAAggcaacccccccaaaaaataggtTGTTTGAAAACGGCCGCAATTGCGGCGGCGCTGACCGTCGCCTTTGCGTGGCCCGCGGCAGGTTCAACCGAGCGTCCCTGATCAACGTGGGCTACCTGGAGAGCGCCAACGACACGGACTACGTGGCCATGCACGACGTGGACCTGCTGCCCCTCAACGAGGCGCTGGACTACGGCTTCCCCGCCGACGGGCCCTTCCACGTGGCCTCGCCGGATCTGCACCCCCTCTACCACTACaagacctacgtgggcggaatCCTGCTGCTTACCAAGAAACACTACCACATGGTATCGGCAACATCCAGCGCGCGTGAATTGGTCCGCGACactcgtgtgcgtgtgtgcgtaagcggtacagaaaatggatggatggatggatggatgaatggatggctggcGGAATCGTGCCTTATTGGAACTGTTTTTGTGCCGAATCTGGGCATGTGCTCGCGCACGTTTGAGGCCCGAGTGCACCTTTTTGAACTTGTCCAGTGCttgtggcgtttttttttcatcatttttgaaatatttttgtgtgtgcgtattTGGGGCCAGTGTAACGGGATGTCCAATCGGTTCTGGGGCTGGGGCCGCGAGGACGACGAGTTCTACCGGCGTCTGAGGAAAGCCGACCTACAGGTGAGCGTCTCTTCAAAGTCGCGGCGGTCTCCGCTTTTGAAAGCTAAAAGCGGCGCCGCCCGTCGGCAGCTGTTTCGGCCCAGCGGGATCGCCACGGGATACGAGACGTTCCGGCACGTGCACGACCCCGCCTGGCGCAAGCGGGACCAGAAGCGTGTGGCGGCCCAGAAGCAGGTTGGCCTCTCAACTTTCACTTTGGACAGGGTCAGAAGGTCATAGGTAGGactttggatggatttt
The sequence above is drawn from the Syngnathoides biaculeatus isolate LvHL_M chromosome 11, ASM1980259v1, whole genome shotgun sequence genome and encodes:
- the b4galt7 gene encoding LOW QUALITY PROTEIN: beta-1,4-galactosyltransferase 7 (The sequence of the model RefSeq protein was modified relative to this genomic sequence to represent the inferred CDS: inserted 1 base in 1 codon): MTMFSSRRKPVLYFKEERRSVWGRCSVYKLFGLCVLLLLASLLWLQLGCSSDAAAAAXPAERRGAPPQPDPPPPPPPCRSEGRSPDEASWGPHKLALLVPFRERFDELLVFVPFMHDFLNKKKIKHQILVINQVDHFRFNRASLINVGYLESANDTDYVAMHDVDLLPLNEALDYGFPADGPFHVASPDLHPLYHYKTYVGGILLLTKKHYHMCNGMSNRFWGWGREDDEFYRRLRKADLQLFRPSGIATGYETFRHVHDPAWRKRDQKRVAAQKQEQFKVDPEGGLSNLRYRVESRQELTVGGAPCTVINARLECDLDKTPWCLLA